A single Drechmeria coniospora strain ARSEF 6962 chromosome 03, whole genome shotgun sequence DNA region contains:
- a CDS encoding GNAT family N-acetyltransferase — protein sequence MGSQHCTVERKLQPHGEPRSWYRDGFFLTTDKAFLDPRAVNDVFDSELMWWNDPLEPKQMRKMLDNCMTLSMYAVPDTAEQMKANGGLPHVIQGGAQFSLCGLARVVTDYVTFAYLTDVFVLEKFQRRGLASWMMRSLKEMVDEWPNLRGLILMTHDESAAKMYQRELGAVDFDDGPSAGLVLLEMGGKGQKDPPAH from the exons ATGGGTTCCCAGCACTGCACCGTCGAGCGCAAGCTCCAGCCGCATGGCGAACCTAGGTCGTGGTATCGTgacggcttcttcctcacCACCGACAAGGCCTTCCTCGACCCCCGCGCCGTCAACGACGTCTTCGACTCGGAGCTCATGTGGTGGAACGACCCGCTCGAGCCCAAGCAGATGCGAAAGATGCTCGACAACTGCATGACCCTCAGCATGTACGCCGTGCCGGACACGGCGGAGCAGATGAAAG CAAACGGCGGCCTCCCCCACGTCATCCAGGGCGGCGCCCAGTTCAGCCTCTGcggcctcgcccgcgtcGTCACCGACTACGTCACCTTTGCCTACCTCACCGACGTCTTTGTCCTCGAGAAATTCCAACGCCGCGGCCTGGCCTCGTGGATGATGCGCTCGCTCAAGGAAATGGTCGACGAGTGGCCCAACCTGCGCGGTCTCATCCTCATGACTCACGACGAATCCGCCGCCAAGATGTACCAGCGCGAgctgggcgccgtcgacttcgacgacggtccctcggccggcctcgtcctgctcgagATGGGCGGCAAGGGCCAGAAGGATCCCCCGGCTCACTGA
- a CDS encoding RGS-protein, with protein MTGAANKRANRERFHASRGQDGVVKLPQKRFYRQRAHANPFSDHSLTYPESPAAMDWSKYYPSFVDDDAPEQQGQPRRMKKDVEVVDIGCGFGGLLVALAPMMPETLMLGLEIRTSVTEFVQDRIWALREQNSASKLYQNAACLRANSMKFLPNFFNKGQLSKIFICFPDPHFKVRKHKARIVSTTLNSEYAYALRPGGIMYTITDVEALHEWMVHHFKTHPSFERVAAEEEQEDECVKVMMMETEEGKKVERNKGQKFVALFRRLEDPPW; from the exons ATGACCGGAGCTGCGAACAAGCGGGCGAACCGAGAGAGGTTTCACGCCAGCAGGGGTCAGGATGGCGTCGTCAAGTTGCCACAAAAGCGCTTCTACCGCCAACGAGCTCACGCAAATCCTTTCTCCGATCACAGCTTGACCTA CCCAGAAtcaccggcggcgatggactGGTCGAAATACTACCCGTCgtttgtcgacgacgacgctccgGAGCAACAAGGCCAGCCGAGACGGATGAAGAAGGACGTGGAAGTCGTCGACATTGGGTGCGGATTCGGTGGACTCCTCGTCGCGCTGGCACCGATGATGCCGGAGACGTTGATGCTCG GTCTCGAGATCCGGACAAGCGTCACCGAGTTTGTCCAGGACCGGATATGGGCTCTCCGGGAGCAAAATTCCGCGTCCAAGCTCTACCAAAATGCCGCCTGCCTGCGGGCGAACTCTATGAAGTTCCTGCCAAACTTCTTCAACAAGGGACAACTCAGCAAGATCTTCATCTGCTTCCCGGACCCACACTTCAAGGTCCGCAAGCACAAGGCACGAATCGTATCGACGACGCTCAACTCCGAGTACGCGTACGCGTTGCGTCCCGGCGGCATCATGTACACAATCACCGATGTCGAGGCGCTGCACGAGTGGATGGTGCACCACTTCAAAACGCACCCCTCATTCGAGcgggtcgccgccgaggaagagcaAGAAGACGAGTGCGTCaaggtgatgatgatggagaCGGAGGAAGGCAAGAAGGTGGAGAGAAACAAGGGACAAAAGTTTGTCGCTCTGTTCCGTCGCTTGGAAGACCCGCCGTGGTGA
- a CDS encoding cross-pathway control 1, protein MYLAFYCPPDDGGNGARRGQVAVKKTDGKGTRSRSGLRRRGGCVDIKHAPSRQHDGVKTNPSVTPSQSVTIISSSSEPISPQPPPSPSHLPVDLDFSTALNSISSSSPSSTANISAPDFSVFTTDPQSTWLPNSASALPAPSAHQLPNLPESLPQDFVLFDSPPTRPSLNRPATSLPSSQRRHSSHHRRDKLASSASAQKQRVAQLFQDLSSVNANRFAHLLYAPSAPSSSENPHQQSSSPRPPVPLFNQDIAEMMNAAGLSTLPSSSPRSSRSHALADVDLDEFPAFHGGVPPAVLPALDFGGGSMSSSTSNLGTVSPQDLLMQEPFLSAPNSSAFTALTSPSIYDESPDFDSVDVSPLFDSVDFDGANDPWYPLFPRDSDLSPEPTRSLNNSPAVPSDDVGSVMAAGEGKKSSPLSPLAGSGRHSSVAGVSARKRDKPLPPIIIEDPNDNVAMKRARNTLAARKSRERKAQRLEELEDRIMKLEAERDHWKQMALAQSDG, encoded by the exons atgtacct GGCCTTTTACTGCCCGCCCGACGATGGAGGAAACGGTGCTCGCCGTGGACAAGTTGCGGTGAAAAAGACGGATGGGAAGGGGACTCGATCGCGATCAGGGCTCCGGCGGCGTGGTGGCTGTGTGGATATTAAGCATGCACCTA GCCGCCAGCACGATGGCGTAAAGACCAACCCTTCGGTTACCCCCTCCCAATCCGTCACAATTATCTCCTCAAGCAGCGAGCCAATCTCCCCTCAACCACCCCCCAGTCCCAGTCACCTCCCGGTCGATCTGGACTTTAGCACCGCTTTGAACAGCATCAGCTCGAGCTCTCCGTCCTCCACCGCCAACATTTCGGCACCAGACTTTTCAGTCTTCACCACGGATCCCCAATCAACATGGCTTCCCAACTCCGCCTCAGCCTTGCCGGCACCATCCGCGCACCAGCTCCCGAACCTGCCCGAGAGTTTGCCACAGGACTTCGTCTTGTTCGACAGTCCCCCAACACGCCCGTCCCTTAATCGGCCTGCCACGTCGCTGCCGAGCAGTCAGCGTCGTCATTCGTCCCACCACCGTCGCGACAAgcttgcctcgtcggcgtcggcgcaaAAGCAGCGAGTGGCCCAGCTCTTTCAGGATTTGTCTTCGGTCAACGCCAACCGGTTTGCCCATCTACTCTACGCCCCAtccgctccgtcgtcgagcgagaaCCCCCATCAGCAATCTAGCTCCCCCAGGCCCCCCGTCCCGCTCTTCAACCAAGACATCGCCGAGATGATGAACGCAGCAGGTTTGTCCAcgctcccgtcgtcgtctcctcgcTCAAGCCGCTCACACGCCCTCGCAGACGTGGACCTGGACGAGTTCCCCGCCTTCCACGGCGGCGTCCCCCCCGCCGTCCTCCCCGCCTTGGACTTTGGTGGCGGCAGCATGtccagctcgacgtcgaaccTGGGCACCGTCTCGCCCCAGGACCTGCTCATGCAGGAGCCTTTCTTGTCGGCGCCCAACTCGAGCGCCTTCACGGCGCTgacgtcgccgtccatcTACGACGAGTCGCCCGACTTTGACAGCGTCGACGTTTCGCCCCTCTTCGACAGCGTCGACTTTGACGGCGCCAACGACCCTTGGTACCCGCTCTTCCCTCGCGACTCGGACCTCAGCCCGGAGCCGACGCGGAGCCTCAACAACTCGCCCGCAGTCCCgtcggacgacgtcggctccgtcatggcggccggcgaggggaaGAAGTCGTCGCCCTTGTCGCCCCTCGCGGGATCCGGCCGTCACTCGTCGGTCGCCGGCGTGTCGGCGCGCAAGCGAGACAagccgctgccgcccatcatcatcgagGACCCCAACGACAACGTGGCCATGAAGCGAGCACGCAACACGCTGGCCGCTCGGAAGTCGCGCGAGCGCAAGGCTCAGCGACTGGAAGAGTTGGAGGACCGCATCATGAAGCTCGAGGCTGAACGCGATCACTGGAAGCAGATGGCCCTTGCGCAATCTGACGGGTAA
- a CDS encoding endosomal peripheral membrane protein, with the protein MTTHFLASELANLIQESKRKHNDLRQAAEKSLEELKQLGDVPEQTARELLSQKSSFVNPFIIACGTKNAKFTGIAIVCLQRLIVSHALPNTKLSQVLEALIQASSSGLDVQLKILQALPSLLQNYASELKGDLLVTTLNICFILQGSKNAIVSNTSAATLQQLVVSVFDKVVTEDKNEPDAPVAGEASTADGQISVKAAALDAYRIFIDLCLMTEGQRPEFLRPSGLPQTFGLELIESVITSHAAVFTNHPEQAQILRTRVMPLIVSALKGKPNFATTVRLVRILYTMLRRHMDILPSECGDSLEILTQLLDQGGTLWKRALCMEVFRGIFAEHALVRRIFALYDATDGERNILMNLTATFVRLSTEKPASIGLGHQSTMAATDPSGTNMQSDQAMLEASGMTGIIGATGGPEASTTGISVQWSSVRVPCIDQLDKTEPPSVPESYIHSLILTCISSLSDGLAKFILPLTVHGDRGRRKVSPMDPRNDSPADSPTRKAFLDRTSSLKKNAVPINPLDLKDHPLYPEVKICALIIEECWPAVLATCSTFLYAALDQEYYHGLVRAFQRFAHVAGLLHLSTPRDAFLTTLGKSAVPPNVLTASYNSGQPRPSTPNSQAETPNTLFSNARGLLNVEALTISSPLGEKSRQNSVDTTPASLNTRNMLCLRALLNLGIALGPTLNTAWSIIIETLQQADYVLFSTGKGPGRAMSMSRPIDQGEDDANSLMSNFNNEVRSVETAAKRLMESTFDFPNNAFAEVIEAICGLLSQQLPTERFEAGDRTQPSSPVDKARRPSFVQHRRVLSFSSQATGSSTQEYLFALAKLGDIATINIERFLTSDPEASGWDQLTEELINALDSPTMTPPVRVKAAETLSRLMLETANAASSMPEQARAPIQLRLLGALQQALGLLQKHSRGASVANGAADVDVHRIILEGLKSIIEGCGESLVNGWDIAFEIIGSVFNSSQPIPEEKRGASGNSGLLTTRASKLVRSSFSSLQLICTDFLASLPNSCFLILVDTLYKFCSQGDDLNIALTTVTFYWVLSDFLSAKKEESLDITADLMGGSDISALEKRAADRSQKGSDAALWMLLLLRLSTVTTDERLELRNSAIQTLIRIFDAYGDRLSPEAWSICVKSVMFKLLSSLEGELDAAEADKVENGSRTGWHDTAVVILSGISKLLANYLYKLTADTSFNQLWRELLGHFARLLDFEVLDINTATFKALSHVLSQTGDDEKTPFGEKTVEFAWELWSRGIPTSKNRGGKEEDNQKCLMAYVATLCEIYKLIQIRLTVETVERIMCLLRETVEEASVSSYALDIENATPLQIQTLAAVQMIRTDVNGVPSTMIQQVSTLVTLPYDRVPSNEPGGAKRTYVAISKASMKILQTLILQHASDKGIYTSGALATGLSALQKAIGLKYQFPVITKSVQPWQLATTSALNILDATLGQLSSLGVPSKAAKAIWAITVSVADGILSADTDTAADKSNFADDEAFDIESFRTLRKMLIPRLGGEAIAEKTREAYARSLFKISIIHSLTPDEEAIADKGGDAGLPLLYAARLGRTVAVPAVRRTQMAYVAFGELFSLASTHSSTSGSEESKDEKPAVKSDARIRIASTATPFLLLRCALTMRAYVADQPLRGEMPQPLSQRRELIWLLGKLVELESEGEASEGVKEESRKYLLKLYPLMVKALSVNGDGKVLELLRDGLEMLGREVGVISVVGTKSLTTVGLLVAATFLSFPIIKINTRAIERSDDSMGKSSKDKRDAYYRLAKEQGWRARSAFKLLQLDEEFDLFANVSRVVDLCAAPGSWSQVLSRVLIQGETFGHTAWQDREAKIRRQMLDVFPGAVSDRQRAEVEGEMRQQQVESQPRGDVKIVAIDLQPISPLAGITTLRADITHPATVPLLLKALDPEYDESRASQMASHPVDLVLSDGAPDVTGLHDLDIYVQSQLLFAALNLALCVLKPGGKFVAKIFRGRNVDVLYAQLKIFFEKVMVAKPRSSRASSVEAFIVCLNFCPPAGFSASLEEPLGVGRRLERMATERERQLPTVAEVAMQNTTTGTWEPAPVSAPGVGGNGIVEMEVYDETGTEKERAKESSGESTRWIAPFIACGDLSAFDSDASYQLPEDYVSLDPVQPPIAPPYKRAVEMRAAQSRAAR; encoded by the exons ATGACAACCCACTTTCTCGCATCGGAGCTCGCCAACCTCATCCAAGAGAGCAAGCGCAAGCACAATGATCTTCGACAG GCTGCCGAGAAATCGCTAGAAGAGCTCAAGCAGCTGGGAGATGTACCCGAGCAAACGGCTCGAGAGC TGCTTTCGCAAAAGTCAAGCTTCGTCAACCCATTCATCATTGCCTGCGGCACAAAGAATGCCAAATTCACCGGCATTGCCATCGTCTGCCTGCAACGCCTCATTGTCTCGCACGCCTTGCCGAACACCAAGCTGAGCCAGGTCCTCGAGGCACTAATTCAAGCATCGTCCTCGGGTCTCGACGTCCAGCTCAAGATTCTTCAGGCACTACCTTCTCTGCTGCAAAATTATGCCTCCGAGCTCAAGGGCGATCTGCTGGTGACGACGCTGAACATTTGCTTCATTCTGCAGGGCAGCAAAAACGCCATCGTCAGCaacacctcggccgccacaTTGCAGCAACTTGTCGTGTCCGTCTTCGACAAGGTTGTGACGGAGGACA AAAATGAACCTGACGCACCGGTCGCCGGGGAGGCATCTACCGCTGATGGCCAGATCAGTGTGAAGGCAGCGGCATTGGATGCCTATAGG ATTTTTATCGATCTGTGCCTGATGACCGAGGGCCAACGACCCGAATTCCTGCGACCCTCCGGTCTGCCGCAGACCTTCGGTTTGGAGCTTATCGAGTCGGTCATAACCTCGCACGCTGCCGTCTTCACAAACCATCCAGAGCAGGCACAAATACTCCGCACCCGGGTCATGCCGCTTATCGTCAGTGCGCTCAAGGGTAAGCCTAACTTCGCCACCACAGTCCGCCTCGTTCGCATCCTCTACACGATGCTCCGGAGACACATGGATATCCTGCCATCCGAGTGTGGAGACTCGCTTGAAATCTTGACGCAACTGCTCGACCAAGGCGGTACCCTCTGGAAGCGCGCGCTCTGTATGGAGGTTTTCCGGGGCATCTTTGCCGAGCACGCCTTGGTGCGGCGCATATTTGCCCTCTACGACGCCACCGATGGTGAACGAAATATTCTCATGAACCTGACGGCTACTTTTGTTCGTTTGAGCACCGAGAAGCCGGCGTCCattggcctcggccaccaGTCGACCATGGCCGCGACTGACCCGTCTGGCACGAATATGCAGTCCGATCAAGCCATGCTCGAAGCCAGCGGCATGACGGGCATAATCGGCGCTACTGGGGGCCCCGAGGCCTCCACCACGGGCATCAGCGTCCAATGGAGTTCAGTTCGTGTCCCATGCATCGATCAGCTCGACAAAACGGAACCGCCGTCCGTTCCGGAGTCGTACATTCATAGCCTGATTCTCACCTGCATCTCATCGTTATCGGACGGACTAGCCAAGTTCATCCTCCCTCTCACAGTGCACGGGGACAGGGGCCGCCGAAAGGTGTCGCCGATGGACCCGAGGAACGACTCTCCCGCAGATAGCCCGACGCGGAAGGCCTTCCTGGATAGGACGTCATCGCTGAAAAAGAATGCGGTACCGATCAATCCACTGGACCTGAAGGATCACCCGCTGTATCCAGAGGTCAAGATCTGTGCCTTGATCATCGAAGAATGCTGGCCCGCCGTTCTGGCCACCTGCTCCACCTTTCTGTATGCCGCTCTCGACCAGGAGTACTACCATGGACTTGTGAGAGCATTCCAGAGGTTTGCCCATGTTGCCGGCTTGCTTCACCTTTCAACTCCCCGAGATGCCTTTTTGACAACTCTTGGCAAGTCTGCGGTGCCACCTAATGTACTCACTGCATCGTACAACTCTGGTcagccgaggccatcgacgcccAACTCGCAGGCTGAGACGCCGAATACGCTCTTCAGCAATGCTCGTGGCCTCCTCAACGTGGAAGCCCTCACAATCTCGTCTCCTCTGGGGGAGAAATCGCGGCAGAACTCGGTCGATACGACTCCTGCCTCCCTAAACACACGCAACATGCTGTGCCTCCGAGCCCTCTTGAATTTGGGCATCGCCTTGGGGCCGACACTGAATACTGCTTGGAGCATCATCATCGAAACGCTGCAACAGGCCGATTATGTCTTGTTCTCGACGGGAAAGGGTCCCGGACGCGCAATGTCGATGAGCCGCCCCATCGACCAaggcgaggatgacgccAACTCTCTCATGTCAAACTTCAACAACGAAGTCCGCTCAGTGGAAACGGCAGCCAAAAGGCTTATGGAGAGCACCTTTGACTTTCCCAATAATGCGTTTGCAGAGGTCATCGAGGCCATATGCGGCTTGCTAAGCCAGCAGCTGCCGACGGAGAGGTTTGAAGCCGGCGATAGGACTCAGCCGTCTTCTCCAGTCGACAAGGCCCGTCGGCCATCCTTTGTTCAGCATCGCCGCGTCTTGAGCTTTTCAAGCCAAGCCACGGGATCTTCAACTCAGGAGTATTTATTCGCGCTCGCCAAGCTGGGTGATATCGCGACGATCAATATCGAAAGGTTCCTGACCAGCGACCCCGAAGCCTCTGGCTGGGATCAACTGACCGAGGAGCTCATCAACGCGCTAGACTCGCCAACCATGACTCCTCCCGTCAGAGTCAAGGCGGCAGAGACCCTGTCACGGCTGATGCTGGAGACTGCCAACGCCGCTAGCTCGATGCCTGAACAGGCTCGGGCTCCGATTCAGCTACGACTGCTGGGCGCTCTGCAACAAgctctcggcctccttcagAAGCATTCCCGAGGTGCATCGGTGGccaacggcgccgccgacgtggatGTTCACAGGATTATTTTAGAGGGTCTGAAGAGCATCATAGAGGGTTGCGGCGAGAGTCTCGTCAACGGTTGGGACATTGCCTTTGAGATCATTGGAAGCGTCTTCAACTCGTCGCAGCCCATCCCCGAGGAGAAACGGGGGGCGTCCGGTAACTCTGGACTGCTGACCACCCGGGCAAGCAAGCTGGTGCGATCGTCCTTCAGCTCGCTGCAGCTAATCTGCACTGACTTCCTGGCATCTCTTCCAAACTCTTGTTTCCTTATCCTGGTGgatactctgtacaagttTTGCTCGCAGGGCGACGACCTGAACATTGCCTTGACGACGGTCACATTCTACTGGGTTTTGTCCGACTTTTTatcggccaagaaggaggaATCGCTTGACATCACTGCGGATCTGATGGGAGGCTCAGACATTTCCGCGCTGGAGAAACGAGCGGCTGATCGCAGTCAAAAGGGGTCAGATGCGGCGTTGTGGATGCTGCTGCTCTTGCGATTATCAACCGTCACCACTGATGAGAGACTCGAGCTCCGCAACAGCGCAATCCAGACGCTGATCCGAATATTTGACGCCTACGGCGATCGCCTCAGCCCGGAAGCGTGGTCCATCTGCGTCAAGTCGGTCATGTTCAAGCTGCTGTCGTCCCTCGAGGGGGAGCTCGACGCTGCAGAAGCCGACAAGGTGGAGAATGGCAGCCGTACGGGATGGCATgacaccgccgtcgtcatcctcagCGGCATTTCCAAGCTGTTGGCAAACTATCTGTACAAACTCACAGCCGACACGTCCTTCAACCAGCTCTGGCGTGAGCTGCTCGGCCACTTTGCCAGGCTGCTTGACTTTGAGGTTCTCGACATCAACACGGCAACATTCAAGGCATTGAGCCACGTGCTGTCGCAGACtggtgacgacgagaagACACCGTTTGGTGAGAAGACGGTCGAGTTTGCTTGGGAGCTGTGGTCTCGCGGCATCCCGACTTCGAAGAACAGAGGGGGCAAGGAAGAAGACAATCAGAAGTGTCTGATGGCGTATGTCGCCACGCTTTGCGAAATCTACAAGCTGATTCAGATCAGATTAACCGTGGAGACGGTCGAGCGAATTATGTGCCTTTTGCGCGAAACCGTCGAGGAGGCATCGGTGAGCAGCTATGCTCTGGACATTGAGAACGCAACGCCCCTCCAAATCCAGACGCTGGCGGCGGTGCAGATGATTCGAACGGATGTCAATGGCGTTCCTTCGACCATGATCCAGCAGGTCTCCACCTTGGTCACCCTGCCGTACGATCGGGTTCCGTCGAACGAACCCGGCGGCGCGAAGCGAACGTACGTTGCCATTTCGAAGGCGAGCATGAAAATCCTGCAGACGCTCATTCTTCAGCATGCCTCCGACAAGGGCATCTACACGAGCGGCGCGCTTGCAACAGGGCTGTCTGCGTTACAGAAAGCCATTGGCCTCAAATACCAATTCCCCGTCATCACCAAGTCGGTTCAGCCATGGCAGCTGGCGACCACCTCGGCTCTGAACATTTTGGATGCCACACTCGGCCAGCTCAGCTCCCTCGGTGTTCCCtcgaaggcggccaaggccatctGGGCCATCACCGTCTCggtggccgacggcatcctgAGTGCCGATACGGACACGGCGGCGGACAAGAGCAACtttgccgacgatgaagcgTTTGACATTGAGTCCTTTCGCACGCTCCGCAAGATGCTCATTCCGcgactcggcggcgaggctaTCGCGGAGAAGACGAGGGAGGCGTACGCAAGAAGCTTGTTCAAGATTTCCATCATCCACAGCCTCACGCCtgacgaggaggccatcgccgacaagggcggcgacgcggggTTGCCATTGCTCTACGCcgcgcgcctcggccgaaCGGTGGCCGTGCCGGCAGTGCGACGCACCCAAATGGCGTACGTCGCCTTTGGCGAGCTGTTTTCTCTTGCCTCCACGCattcgtcgacgtcgggatCGGAAGAGAGCAAGGATGAAAAGCCGGCGGTGAAGTCGGACGCACGGATTCGAATCGCGAGCACGGCCACGCCATTCCTCCTGTTGCGGTGCGCCCTGACGATGCGTGCCTACGTGGCGGATCAGCCATTGCGAGGGGAAATGCCGCAGCCCTTGAGCCAGCGGCGGGAGCTGATCTGGTTGCTAGGGAAGCTGGTCGAGCTCGAAAGTGAGGGAGAGGCGAGCGAAGGGGTCAAGGAGGAGAGCAGGAAGTATCTGTTGAAGCTCTATCCCCTGATGGTGAAGGCGTTAAGCGtaaacggcgacggcaaggtctTGGAACTTTTGAGGGACGGGTTGGAGATGTTGGGCCGGGAAGTAGGGGTTAT TTCAGTTGTGGGTACCAAGTCCTTGACAACCGTGGGGCTATTAGTGGCAGCAACATTTTTGAGCTTTCCCATCATCAAAATCAACACTCGGGCGATCGAACGCAGCGACGACAGCATGGGCAAATCCTCCAAGGACAAGCGTGACGCCTACTACCGGCTGGCCAAGGAACAAGGCTGGCGTGCTCGAAGCGCTTTCAAGCTCCTTCAGCTGGATGAAG AGTTTGACCTCTTCGCCAACGTCTCTCGCGTGGTCGATCTTTGCGCCGCTCCAGGGAGCTGGTCCCAGGTGCTCTCGCGCGTGCTCATCCAAGGCGAAACGTTTGGCCATACGGCATGGCAGGACCGTGAGGCCAAGATCCGGCGGCAGATGCTCGACGTGTTCCCCGGAGCCGTGTCGGACCGGCAGAGAGCGGAGGTGGAAGGCGAGatgcggcagcagcaggtcgagTCGCAGCCGCGCGGGGATGTCAAGATTGTGGCCATCGACCTGCAGCCCATCTCACCCCTCGCCGGCATCACGACGCTGCGGGCGGACATTACGCACCCGGCAacggtgccgctgctgctcaaGGCGTTGGATCCCGAATACGACGAGAGCAGGGCCTCGCAGATGGCGTCACACCCCGTCGACCTCGTGCTAAGCGACGGCGCACCGGACGTGACGGGCCTTCACGACCTGGACATATACGTGCAGTCGCAGCTGCTCTTTGCCGCTCTCAACCTCGCGCTGTGCGTGCTCAAGCCGGGGGGCAAGTTTGTGGCCAAGATATTCCGCGGACGCAACGTGGACGTTCTCTACGCCCAACTCAAGATCTTCTTTGAAAAGGTGATGGTGGCGAAGCCTCGGAGCAGTAGGGCGAGCAGCGTCGAGGCCTTTATCGTGTGCCTCAACTTTTGTCCGCCGGCCGGATTCAGCGCCAGCCTAGAAGAACCGCTGGGCGTGGGGCGGCGGCTGGAACGAATGGCCacggagagggagaggcAGCTCCCGAcggtggccgaggtggcgaTGCAGAATACGACTACGGGCACGTGGGAGCCGGCGCCCGTCTCGGCtcccggcgtcggcggcaacggcatcgtcgagatGGAAGTATACGACGAGACAGGCACGGAGAAGGAACGGGCAAAGGAGAGCAGCGGGGAGAGCACAAGGTGGATTGCGCCGTTCATTGCTTGCGGCGATCTATCGGCCTTTGACTCGGACGCCTCCTACCAACTTCCCGAAGACTACGTCTCGCTCGATCCCGTGCAGCCGCCGATCGCGCCGCCGTACAAGCGGGCGGTCGAGATGCGAGCGGCGCAATCCAGGGCAGCGAGGTAA
- a CDS encoding homoserine dehydrogenase, whose amino-acid sequence MEQGVLSKHPSRFTDAASPLLASTLHIRQFGKVLGGIIMAATNQVFVAVIGAGGVGKAFLSQLRNLASHKPSPKLKLCYISTSRKALYNDDYSEVNMEGVVEALANSSKTPPALPQVIDYLAAAPAKSILVDNTSSQDVADQYPLALSRGVSIVTPNKKAFSGSYQLWQAIFTAAATSGAKVYHESSVGAGLPVISTLKDLVETGDKVTKIEGVFSGTMSFLFNSFAPTEGAGGKWSDEVKKAKNLGYTEPDPRDDLNGLDVARKLTILARLAGLAVESPTSFPVQSLIPKELESCRSGDEFLDKLPAFDQQMEETKAAAEKVGKVVRFVGSIDVAANKVKVGLEMFDRSHPIAALKGSDNIISFYTERYGSNPLIVQGAGAGGDVTAMGVTADLIKVVAQIS is encoded by the exons ATGGAGCAGGGCGTATTATCAAAGCATCCAAGTAGATTCACCGATGCTGCTTCCCCGCTGCTGGCCTCGACACTTCACATTCGGCAGTTCGGCAAGGTCCTTGGAGGAATCATCATGGCCGCTACAAACCAAGTATTCGTGGCCGTCATCG GCGCCGGCGGTGTCGGCAAGGCCTTTCTGTCCCAGCTTCGAAACCTCGCCAGCCACAAGCCGTCTCCCAAGCTCAAGCTCTGCTACATCTCGACCAGTCGCAAGGCTCTCTACAACGACGACTACTCCGAGGTCAACATGGAGggtgtcgtcgaggcccttgCCAACTCCTCCAAGACCCCGCCTGCGCTGCCCCAGGTCATCGACTACCTCGCCGCGGCGCCCGCCAAGTCGATCCTTGTCGACAACACGAGCTCGCAAGACGTCGCCGATCAGTACCCTCTCGCCCTCAGCCGTGGCGTGAGCATCGTGACGCCCAACAAAAAGGCCTTCTCTGGCTCCTACCAGCTCTGGCAAGCCATCTTCACCGCGGCTGCCACCTCGGGCGCCAAGGTCTACCACGAGTCGTCTGTCGGTGCCGGCCTGCCCGTCATCTCCACTCTCAAGGACCTCGTCGAGACGGGCGACAAGGTGACCAAGATTGAGGGCGTCTTCAGCGGCACCATGTCCTTTCTCTTCAACTCCTTTGCTCCCACCGAGGGTGCCGGGGGCAAGTGGTCGGACGAGgtcaagaaggccaagaacCTGGGCTATACCGAACCGGATCCCCGCGACGATTTGAACGGCCTCGACGTGGCGCGAAAGCTGACCATCCTGGCGCGTCTCGCcggtctcgccgtcgagtcgccgacctcgttcCCGGTCCAGAGCTTGATCCCCAAGGAGCTCGAGTCTTGCCGCAGCGGGGACGAATTTCTCGACAAGCTCCCCGCCTTTGATCAGCAGATGGAGGAaaccaaggcggcggcggagaaggtgGGCAAGGTTGTCCGGTTCGTCGGAagcatcgacgtcgccgccaacaAGGTCAAGGTCGGACTGGAAATGTTTGACCGATCGCAccccatcgccgccctcaaGGGTAGCGACAACATCATAAGCTTCTACACGGAGAGATACGGCAGCAACCCTCTGATCGTGCagggtgccggtgccggcggggACGTGACTGCCATGGGCGTGACGGCAGACTTGATCAAGGTCGTGGCCCAGATTTCATAG